One Vicinamibacteria bacterium DNA window includes the following coding sequences:
- a CDS encoding homoserine O-acetyltransferase, producing MPTMGTVAREGGVGIVRTQFLDLPEPLMLDCGKKLSDVRIAYETYGELTRRKDNVILVCHALSGDAHAAGWSEAEAQESALDGFGAEERAIDSKKSLGWWDGMIGPGKAFDTDRYYVVSTNLIGGCRGSTGPSSTNPETGKPYGLDFPVITVADMVHAQRAFLDELGIESILTVSGGSLGGMQALEWAYNYPNDVKSIVPIASTAALNPQGVAWNAIARNAIMADPDWQDGNYYGTGRAPGAGMGIGRMVGHVTYLSAQSMAAKFGRRLTNAAEISYTLTEPDFEVESYLRHQAAKFVNRFDANTYLYFSRALSYFDLARQYGGGSLERAVAGFEAKTLLVCFSSDWLYPPENSQALAKALGASGKEVEIQVIETSYGHDSFLLEEARQTPIVRDFLARVYDDVRRAGR from the coding sequence ATGCCGACCATGGGGACCGTGGCACGCGAGGGCGGAGTCGGCATCGTTCGAACACAGTTTCTCGACCTGCCCGAGCCCCTCATGCTCGACTGCGGGAAGAAGCTTTCCGACGTTCGCATCGCCTACGAGACCTACGGCGAGCTCACTCGCCGAAAGGACAACGTCATTCTGGTCTGCCATGCGCTCAGCGGTGATGCCCACGCCGCGGGCTGGAGCGAAGCGGAAGCCCAAGAAAGCGCTCTGGATGGTTTCGGCGCGGAGGAACGCGCGATCGACTCCAAGAAAAGCCTCGGCTGGTGGGACGGCATGATCGGCCCGGGAAAGGCTTTCGACACCGATCGATATTACGTCGTGAGCACGAACCTCATCGGAGGCTGTCGGGGCTCGACCGGCCCGTCGTCGACCAATCCCGAGACCGGCAAGCCTTACGGCCTCGATTTCCCCGTGATCACCGTTGCCGACATGGTGCACGCGCAGCGTGCGTTTCTCGATGAGCTCGGGATCGAGTCGATTCTCACCGTTTCCGGGGGGTCGCTCGGAGGGATGCAGGCGCTCGAGTGGGCCTACAACTACCCGAACGACGTGAAGAGCATCGTTCCGATCGCCAGCACGGCGGCTTTGAACCCTCAGGGCGTCGCCTGGAACGCCATCGCCCGAAACGCCATCATGGCGGATCCCGACTGGCAGGACGGGAACTACTACGGTACCGGACGGGCGCCTGGCGCGGGTATGGGCATCGGTCGCATGGTCGGCCACGTTACCTACCTGTCCGCGCAGTCGATGGCGGCGAAATTCGGGCGGCGGCTGACGAATGCCGCAGAGATCTCCTATACGCTGACGGAGCCCGACTTCGAAGTCGAAAGCTACCTGAGACACCAGGCGGCCAAGTTCGTCAATCGTTTCGATGCCAACACCTATCTTTATTTCTCCCGAGCGCTCTCCTATTTCGATCTGGCGCGGCAGTACGGAGGCGGGAGCCTCGAGCGGGCCGTGGCCGGCTTCGAGGCCAAGACGCTTCTCGTCTGCTTCAGCTCGGATTGGCTCTACCCGCCGGAGAACTCGCAGGCGCTCGCCAAGGCGCTCGGGGCATCGGGAAAGGAGGTCGAGATCCAAGTCATCGAGACCTCCTACGGGCACGACTCCTTTCTTCTCGAGGAGGCGCGACAGACGCCGATCGTCCGCGATTTCCTCGCCCGCGTCTACGACGACGTCCGGCGAGCGGGGAGGTAA